The Capsicum annuum cultivar UCD-10X-F1 chromosome 3, UCD10Xv1.1, whole genome shotgun sequence genomic sequence AACaaggaacatgataaaataacatagatacGAAATCCACAGAAGattgtacattgccaaacaaagaacaccaaagtccacctaattactgactacgactcatccacactCTTAGCCCTCTATCATAATATTTTTCCTTCATatcttcctattcagggtcatgtccttagtcaaCTGTAACTGGTCCATGTCACGCTTAATCACTTTTTCTCCAACATTTCTTCgctctacccctaccccgcttgaaatcttccaaggccaacctctcacacctacgaactggggcatatgtactcctcctcatcacatgaccaaaccatctcaacctcacttcccccattttttcctccacagataccactcccaccttctcctgaataataTCATTCTTAACTCTGTCAGCCCTTGTgaaaccacacatccaacgcaacatcctcattcaagaatttaaaaaataaaaaaaataccttttctttaatttttaaaaaatatgttacgctactattcaatttttttgtttcacAAGATATCCCCACAACCGACAGCCATGAGACTAATCCTTCGTTCCTACTGTCATCACACTAAGCAATAGGGAACTGGCCACAAAATTTTTTTCATTCACCAGAGATGGGGATCGAATCCCAAACAtcttgcttaaggggtgaggtgTTGAACCTCCTAGTTTGCAAACATCTTAATtctccaaaataattatttttttttaaagtatttcatTTTTACTTCCTAAAATTTGGTCAAATATCCTGTAAAGGTTCTAaatagtaagtgaaaatttttaagaaatattttaactAGATAACAATTGTGCTATCAATCATCTTTTTTTCGAAACAAACATCTGTGCATCTTCTTAATTAGGAAGTGTTTTGATGTTGTtgcaaaataaatgaaaaaagcaAGTGGATGCTAAacggaaaagagaaaaaaaatacaatccACTAACCCATTTTTCACATCATCACTCCACTAAACTCCCACTAAAAACAACTCCATGAACTCCACTACAACCAACAGTATAGAGAATACTATATGAAAAGTACAATTCAAACAACAAATAATCACATGAAATTTTATGCGCTTAAGTCATCGACAGACCCTCAAACTTATTTCAGAAATTTATTTGGACCTCCTAACTAGGCTTGGACCTATTAAATATTTATACTGTATAAAAACTTATTTCTATTGGGCACTTTTGAATATCAGCTAAAAAATGTGAAGTGAGTGTGATACACTTACAGTGACATGGCAAAGGCAACCAATTAAAAGGTGACACATGTTATTTATGGtccaaataattattaaaaaataattataatttttttttagaaaaagaattgGTTCCTCCATCCCACATGTTATTTATGGtccaaataattattaaaaaataattatatttaaaaataaataaattaaaaaccgGTTCCCCCTAGCCCCCCCTTTCCATCTTCTTCTCAGTTTCTGCAACAAGAAATAGAGAACAAGAGTAATTGTTGTTGGTTGAATCAGATGAATAATCTGTAAATTCGAACAATCTTAAAATTTTAGAGTTGATTTTTCCAACGAGTTGCGTTCTCTATTTCTTTTGGCTAGTTTCGTTCTTCCTTCTATAGCTAGCAATATCGTCAACAAATGATGACAAATCAATGATGAAACGGAATCTATCATCACTAAACGGCGACGAATCGTGGTTGATGATGAACAACAACTCTGTTACTTTGATTGTTCGGAGAAACTGTCATGTATGGATGATGATGTTATCTCGGCTGTTATTGACAATGATGATAAAGACACAACTGACGTTGGTATTGGAGTCACTGAAGAACGATCATAGTGGTAGGGGCGAGGCCGACGACGAACAGGGGCGGGGGTGGGAGGTTGATGACGAACTTGGGGGTAGGGTAAGGACGACGATGAAGGAGCAGgtgcttttcttttattttttaaaattaagaaattataataattaaaaattatatgaataaaataaattaaatataaattttttaattaaaaaaagtaaaatattatttcttcttcGATTCACGCGCCAACACATTCTCGTTGTCAAATCAACATTTTGTGTCTGATGGTACCAATTTAGCACTTGAGGTGCCTAGTAGGTACatgccttagttgaggggtccaaGTGAATTTTTGGAACAAGTTTGAGCACCTGACGATGACTTAAGGCAAATACAggaattttgttttgattttatttttaataagtgttTGATTTAGTAATCTAAtaaatttgttttgattttagttttaatGAGTGTTTGGTTTAGTAATGGAATAAAAGTTGTGAGTAATATCTTCATAATCAAATCACTTATAAATATTAGTTACTATATTATATCATATGGCAAATAATAATCAGTAATATAATAAGAATTATGAATAATATCTACATAATTAGATCACTTATATGTAATTAAATGAAATATTAACTGGCAACTTaagaaaaaacatgaattaagCAAATCACTTAAAGATAAGTTATGTGTATAATTATCGAGGCGACTCAACATATTAAGTGGCCCAGAACCTAAATTTAAGAAAACGCcttaaatatttcaataatttcattgaaagtGAAATTTAATTTAGTTGGAGTGAATTATGGAAGTACAGAATAACTGTAATTTAAATTATCTATAACTTTCACATGTAATTACTTTAACATGATAACAAATTATCGAAAACACAACACCTATCACTTAATGAacacataattatttaaatctatatataatataagtaaTTTTTGGGGCCTTAATTTTCTAGGGGCCAAAAGCCACTGCTTTGCTTGAGTATAATCATTTGATAAATGTAATTTACAACTTAATAAAACTAGTAATGTACAATAAATTAAGCTTCATTAatcatattaagaaaattaaattcaatatatataatttaaatcttaATTCTACTCAATAATGTTCTAGAAAATCTAAACaaagtaaaaagatgatttaCGTGAACCAACTTATTCACACAACacaaacacataaaatcaattgaaaACACATCCAAACAAAACAACTTCtcataaaataaagcaaaaaatcAAATTACAAGAAAACAGAATCATGATACATTAAACAATTCATGTGACTCCTCGTTTTACTTACACCTAAACAATAATTAGCATTAATTGATTGatttaaaaaaggaaataaaataaaataaaataaaataaaataaaataaaataaaatgctgTTAATGTGAGTAATAATCCACATAATCATCCAGCTCATCATAAGCCAGTAAACGTCGGTGATGTATCCACGTCAGCATCTGAGTTGGACTCGCGTCCAAAACAAACGAGGACACAGAGGGAAAGATGCATGGAGGGTCAAACTTGTCATTTTAAATGACCTACCCTCGCTTTATAAGCCAACAAGTCTCCACAAGCCTTTTACGTTTcaccatttttctctctctacaaATCACACTCTCCTCTTttactctctttctctctctactgtcgctacttttttttttgtgtgtccGTTTTGGGTGCTTTGTGTTACTGGAGTGTACGGAATTTGGCTTTTTACGGCGGCGAACGACTTTGAGGTAACGATCGGAGTTACGTTTTTAGGTTTTTGAGCTGTTTTTGCTGTTAGGCTTTCTtctgtttgtgtgtgtgtgtgtgtgtttgggtAGATCTGTGCTGTTTGAGTTTTTGGCTTTGATTTTTGGTCGATCTAGGGTTTTACTTGTGAGTTTTGCTAAGTGATTTTTATAGTGATGTTGTGCTTGTTGAGTTTGCTTCATGATCAGATCTTTTAGAGTATCTAGTTTTGTTGTTAGTgttactttttgtttttgtttttatgaaTGTGTTTTGAGTTTTAAGTATAAGCAAGTGATAAAGTGAGCTTTTTGCTAGGGTTTGGTTGTTTTCTTTTGGTgtttcttttttctgtttttcGTAAGTGTATGTCAAGTTCAAGTAAGCCAGTGTTGAGGTGAGATTTTTTCTAGGgttgttgtttttcctttactgTGCTCTTTGGGGTGTTTGTTTTAGTATTTGAAATATACTGCAATTTACAAGTGTTTGCTTTTTTGTTCTGCTTAATTATAGTAGAGTGCAGACTTGTTTGGGGTTTTGCTTTGCTAGGTTTGTGGTTCTGAGGACTTTGGTTTGAAGAGATAGTGTGCTCTCTGTTTTGTTATGATTGAATGTGTTTCAACTAATTGTTGTGCAGTTGATACGATGGTGAGGAAGAGGAGAACTGAGTTACCTGGTTCAGGTGAGAGCTCCGGGTCTCAAGAAACTGGAGGACAGGGTCGTGGACAGGTTCCACCccagcagcagcagcaacaagGTGGATATCAAGGTGGAGGGCAGGGTCGTGGCCAGCATCAACAACAAGGTGGCTACCAAGGTGGAGTACAGGGTGGCTACCAAGGTGGAGGACAGGGTCGTGGACAGCGTCCCCCTCAACAGCACCAACAAGAAGGTGGCTATCAAGGTGGAGGAAGAGGTTGGAGACCGCAACAGGGAGGGTATGGTGGCCGTGGGGGTGGTGGAGCTCCACGTGTCGCAATGGCCCCTCAACAGCCATATGGTGGACAACCTGATTACTATCAGCTGGGACGAGGGACCCAGCAGCATCAACAACGAGGGGGTGGACCACTCCAGCAACATGGTGGCATAGGTGGCCGTGGAGCACCTTCCGGTGGGCCTTCTAGGCCACCAATTCCCGAGCTGCACCAAGCAACCGCACAGTCTGAACATCAAGCTGTAATGACTACTCAGCCTATACCGTATGGAAGTCCAACTGACACATCTATGGAAGTGGGTTCTTCATCTCAGCCTCCTGAGTTGTCAGCTCTGCAAGTGGCACAACAGTTCCAGCAACTTGCCGTGCAACCGGAAGCATCTGCAACTCAAACAGTTGCACCTGCTTCAAGCAAATCTCTAAGGTTTCCGCTGCGTCCAGGGAAGGGGAAGTATGGTCAGAGTTGCATAGTGAAAGCCAATCACTTTTTTGCGGAGCTACCTGACAAAGACTTGCACCAGTATGACGTGAGTGGTTAAACTTAGAAATGTATTGGTCTATTATGCCATATTTTATAGTGtcccatttttatttgtatatggaTAAGGTTCCTTTGGTTTGTGATATGTATTGTTAATCATTATTTAATGATTCAGGTCACAATTACTCCAGAAGTAACGTCTCGTGGTGTCAACCGTGCTGTCATGGCACAGCTGGTGACGCTCTACCAAGAATCTCACCTCGGAAAGAGACTTCCAGCTTATGATGGAAGGAAAAGTCTGTACACTGCAGGAGCCCTTCCATTTGTTCAAAAAGAGTTCAAAATCACTCTTATTGATGACGAGGAAGGGGCTGGTGGTTCCAGGTATATACGCTGCAGTTTCATATAGTTATTTGTTCGGTTTCTAGTAATTCTGaagtttgttttttgtttttttattggaACAGGAGAGAAAGGGAATTCAAAGTTGTGATCAAATTCGCTTCACGTGCTGATCTGCATCACTTGGGGATGTTTTTAGACGGCAGGCAAGCTGATGCTCCTCAAGAGGCGCTGCAAGTTCTGGATATTGTTTTGCGAGAGTTGCCAACATCTAGGCACGGTTTTTGAATGTAGTACATGTTTTTGAAGTTTCTGTTCATTGTGATGATGTACATTGAAAATTGCTTACTTATGaatatcatttttataaatttcTATAATTTGTTACATGTCAGGTATTGTCCTGTGGGTCGTTCTTTCTATTCCCCTGATTTAGGGCGAAGGCAACCATTGGGTGAAGGTTTAGAGAGTTGGCGTGGTTTCTATCAAAGCATTCGCCCTACCCAGATGGGATTATCACTGAACATCGGTAAGTGGAATCTTGACTTTTGCTGGAACTGAATTTTACTATGTTCCTTGAAGTATGACATTTTATACTCCCGACTGCAAATTAAAATGATCATATGATGTTCTATTTTGTGTATCAATGTACAGATATGTCTTCCACTGCCTTTATTGAGCCATTGCCGGTCATTGATTTTGTGACACAACTTCTGAACCGTGATGTCTCATCTAGACCACTGTCTGATGCTGACCGTGTAAAGGTGAgcttttgtattcttttatgaaatgttGTTCTAATGTTTTGGTCATTGTTTTGAGGTGTCCTGTCCTTTTCATCTTGCGTGTAGCAGATCGTACTTTCTAGGTATGCTGCTTTACTTCGTTATGGAGGTTGTTTTTCTGACACTGTAAAATTGATGATATTGAGCTGCAGATAAAAAAAGCACTGAGAGGTGTGAAGGTGGAGGTTACTCATCGTGGAAATATGCGTCGGAAGTACCGCATTGCAAATTTGACATCTCAAGCAACAAGAGAGTTGACGTATGTGGGCTTCGTTTTAGTTATCTATAGTATAGATCCTTTCGTATAAGGTCATTGTGTTTAGCTGTAAGCAGTGGTGTTACTACATGCTGACCTTCCATTTTCTGTCAGAATACCTTCTTTGAATCTTTCTTGGTGCTGatcctttatttattattttttttccttttttttttgtggtaGTTTTCCTGTTGATGACAAGGGTACTTCTAAATCCGTAATTGAATATTTTCGAGAAACATATGGGTTTGTCATTCAGCATACCCTGTGGCCTTGTCTGCAAGTTGGAAATCAGCAGCGACCTAATTACTTGCCAATGGAAGTTAGTGCCTATTTCTCATTGGAAATTTGTCTCTTTTGATTATCTGATCTATTTTCTGTGCTAAGATATATCATGTTCCAGGTCTGCAAGATTGTGGAGGGGCAAAGGTACTCAAAACGCTTGAATGAAAGACAGATCACTGCACTTCTGAAAGTGACCTGCCAGCGTCCGCAAGAGAGGGAGCGCGATATTCTTGATGTTAGAgctttgacttttttttcttagttattaTCTGattttttggaatattttttgaatgtggCATTATTGACTAATTGTTTGGCTGCGTTATGTTTCAATATTTAAGTACAGTAACATCTGTGTGTTAAATTGTTAATTGGTGCTTTGTATTTTGTTTCTAAGTTGCTGCACTTCTTCTCATATCTTAGTATTTTCTGTTCTGGTATAATTGTGTGTTGGTATAAATGGTATGTATTTATCTGTTTTTAGGAGCACACAACACAATGTGTTGGCGAAAAAGAGAACTTGACTAAGGGAGAATCTAATTTATTTATGCTCTATAGCTGCATGGGTTTGGTTGTCTTAAGTTTGGGAATTCAATTTGTTAGAAGTGGTGATATTGATTCAAGTAAGACTGCTTGATGATGTGCTGTCGTGCTTTGCCACGAGATATTAGTGAAAGATTGCTCATTTTCAAACCCGTGTTATGTcctatttcatatttgatttgcTATTGTTCTCCTGTCATTCTGTTTTCATGCACAATGTGAAAAATGATGGTTGCTCTTTTTAAGGCTAGTCATTTGCCATGATCGACGACTTAAAGATTTCTTGAGCTAGCAATTTGTCATGTTAATACTTTGAAAATAATTCATGATCTTTGTTGtaattatcaatatttattaGCGAAAGTTGTAATCAGATCACTGTTTATGGCATGACGTTTTTCTTGTaaaatttcactttaatttatttcCCTTTCGCTGTCAGACTGTGCATCATAACGCCTATGCTAATGATCCATATGCCAAGGAGTTTGGTATTAAGATTAGTGACAAGTTGGCACAAGTCGAGGCTCGTATTTTGCCACCACCTCGGGTAAGTTAGGCTTTTCATGGCTTTATAAAAAAGTTTAAACTTCTCCTGGTTTGAGGACCTGGGTAATTAATTAGTGTGTAATTTCTGCAGCTGAAATATCATGATAATGGTCGAGAAAAAGACTGCCTGCCACAAGTTGGCCAATGGAATATGATGAATAAGGTTACTGCTACTTTTGACACTGTTTAAGTTTCGTGTCATCTGTTTggttttagtttctgttcagtcAATTGGC encodes the following:
- the LOC107862813 gene encoding protein argonaute 1, producing MVRKRRTELPGSGESSGSQETGGQGRGQVPPQQQQQQGGYQGGGQGRGQHQQQGGYQGGVQGGYQGGGQGRGQRPPQQHQQEGGYQGGGRGWRPQQGGYGGRGGGGAPRVAMAPQQPYGGQPDYYQLGRGTQQHQQRGGGPLQQHGGIGGRGAPSGGPSRPPIPELHQATAQSEHQAVMTTQPIPYGSPTDTSMEVGSSSQPPELSALQVAQQFQQLAVQPEASATQTVAPASSKSLRFPLRPGKGKYGQSCIVKANHFFAELPDKDLHQYDVTITPEVTSRGVNRAVMAQLVTLYQESHLGKRLPAYDGRKSLYTAGALPFVQKEFKITLIDDEEGAGGSRREREFKVVIKFASRADLHHLGMFLDGRQADAPQEALQVLDIVLRELPTSRYCPVGRSFYSPDLGRRQPLGEGLESWRGFYQSIRPTQMGLSLNIDMSSTAFIEPLPVIDFVTQLLNRDVSSRPLSDADRVKIKKALRGVKVEVTHRGNMRRKYRIANLTSQATRELTFPVDDKGTSKSVIEYFRETYGFVIQHTLWPCLQVGNQQRPNYLPMEVCKIVEGQRYSKRLNERQITALLKVTCQRPQERERDILDTVHHNAYANDPYAKEFGIKISDKLAQVEARILPPPRLKYHDNGREKDCLPQVGQWNMMNKKMVNGGIVGNWICINFSRNVQDSVAHGFCSELAQMCGISGMSFNPNPVLPPVSARPDQVERVLKTRFHDAFTKLQPYGKELDLLVVILPDNNGSLYGDLKRICETDLGVVSQCCLTKHVFKMSKQYLANVALKINVKVGGRNTVLVDAISRRIPLVSDRPTIIFGADVTHPHPGEDSSPSIAAVVASQDWPEITKYAGLVSAQAHRQELIQDLYTTRQDPVKGTLAGGMIKDLLISFRRATGQKPQRIIFYRDGVSEGQFYQVLLYELDAIRKACASLEPNYQPPVTFVVVQKRHHTRLFANNHRDRNAVDRSGNILPGTVVDSKICHPTEFDFYLCSHAGIQGTSRPAHYHVLWDENKFTADGLQSLTNNLCYTYARCTRSVSIVPPAYYAHLAAFRARFYMEPETSDGGSVTSGTAGRGGGVAVAAGRNTRAPGAGAAVRPLPALKDNVKRVMFYC